Proteins from a genomic interval of Marmoricola sp. OAE513:
- a CDS encoding ribose-5-phosphate isomerase has translation MRVHLGSDHAGLELKEHLLGWLRDNGYEPVDHGPFVYDALDDYPVFCIRAAAGVVADPGSLGVVIGGSGNGEQIAANKVAGVRSALVWSEETAVLAREHNNANVVSVGGRMHSLEDMTRFVEVFLTTPFTDEERHVRRIAMMAAYETTGELPALPESAQGLGPDA, from the coding sequence ATGCGCGTGCACCTGGGATCTGATCACGCCGGCCTCGAGCTCAAGGAACACCTGCTCGGCTGGCTTCGCGACAACGGCTACGAGCCGGTCGACCACGGCCCGTTCGTCTACGACGCGCTCGACGACTACCCGGTCTTCTGCATCCGCGCAGCGGCCGGCGTGGTGGCCGACCCGGGCAGCCTCGGGGTGGTGATCGGTGGTTCCGGCAACGGCGAGCAGATCGCGGCCAACAAGGTCGCCGGGGTCCGCTCGGCGCTGGTCTGGAGCGAGGAGACGGCCGTCCTCGCCCGCGAGCACAACAACGCGAACGTGGTCTCGGTCGGCGGGCGGATGCACTCGCTGGAGGACATGACCCGCTTCGTGGAGGTCTTCCTGACCACCCCGTTCACCGACGAGGAGCGGCACGTGCGCCGGATCGCGATGATGGCGGCGTACGAGACGACCGGTGAGCTCCCCGCCCTGCCGGAGTCCGCACAGGGTCTCGGACCCGATGCCTGA
- a CDS encoding Fpg/Nei family DNA glycosylase, with protein sequence MPEGHTLLKLAQDLDAAFAGGPVRVSSPQGRFAADAALLDGTELVAASSAGKHLFVEFTGERYVHVHLGLIGKFDLYDGVPPEVTTGQVRLRLQNDAGYADLRGATQCDLVGPEKRAAVLAGLGPDPLKPDADPERAWARISRSHRPIGDLLMDQAVLAGVGNVYRAEVLFRHKVHPLRPGKTLRRAQFTAMWDDLVELMAEGVRTGRIDTVRPEHTPEAMGRAPRQDDHGGEVYVYRRTGQECLVCGAKVRTDVLVGRNSFWCPRCQPTFRSRAVG encoded by the coding sequence GTGCCTGAGGGGCACACCCTTCTCAAGCTGGCCCAGGACCTCGACGCGGCCTTCGCAGGCGGACCTGTGCGGGTCAGCAGCCCGCAGGGGCGCTTCGCCGCGGACGCCGCGCTGCTCGACGGCACCGAGCTCGTCGCGGCCTCCTCGGCCGGCAAGCACCTGTTCGTCGAGTTCACGGGCGAGCGGTACGTGCACGTCCACCTCGGTCTGATCGGCAAGTTCGACCTGTACGACGGCGTCCCCCCGGAGGTGACCACCGGCCAGGTCCGGTTGCGCCTGCAGAACGACGCCGGGTACGCCGACCTCCGCGGGGCGACCCAGTGCGACCTCGTCGGCCCGGAGAAACGTGCTGCCGTGCTCGCCGGCCTCGGGCCGGACCCGTTGAAACCCGACGCCGACCCCGAGCGCGCCTGGGCGAGGATCTCGCGCAGCCACCGCCCGATCGGCGACCTGCTCATGGACCAGGCGGTGCTCGCCGGAGTCGGCAACGTCTACCGGGCCGAGGTGCTGTTCCGGCACAAGGTGCACCCGCTGCGTCCGGGCAAGACGCTGCGACGCGCCCAGTTCACCGCGATGTGGGACGACCTGGTCGAGCTGATGGCCGAGGGGGTGCGGACCGGACGGATCGACACGGTGCGTCCCGAGCACACCCCGGAGGCGATGGGGCGGGCGCCGCGCCAGGACGACCACGGCGGCGAGGTGTACGTGTACCGACGTACGGGGCAGGAGTGCCTGGTCTGCGGAGCGAAGGTCCGGACCGACGTCCTGGTCGGCCGCAACTCGTTCTGGTGCCCCCGTTGTCAGCCCACGTTCCGGTCGAGGGCCGTAGGCTGA
- a CDS encoding PP2C family protein-serine/threonine phosphatase, producing MSELRDLLRMRWARLQRQISYSDGPALTFLVALALALIIAGRLAEDVVPQTSVVFAMVLASLWLGPRTLPWFVIFCLVGVVYLAAYTPDISTVTVVRVLITFAIGLLIIVTSFRRMRLGVAGPRGESMFVDLRDRIARQGAIPTLPAEWHVESASRAAGGTSFGGDFIVASRSTDGSTLELIVVDVSGKGIEAGTRSLLLSGAFGGLASAVAADSFLGDANTYLLRQEWTEGFATAIHLHLSLATGDFELRKAGHPPAVWLHAGSGRWSVLDSDGPVLGLIPGATFETVRGTLMPDDALVMFTDGLVETVDRDIASGIDKLAGRAQMLLPSGYERGARRLIDDLSSSNDDGALVLVHRRPPYAAARR from the coding sequence GTGAGCGAGCTGCGTGACCTGCTGCGCATGCGCTGGGCGCGTCTCCAGCGGCAGATCAGCTACTCCGACGGCCCGGCGCTGACGTTCCTGGTGGCCCTCGCGCTCGCCCTGATCATCGCGGGGCGGCTCGCGGAGGACGTGGTGCCGCAGACCTCGGTGGTGTTCGCGATGGTGCTGGCCAGTCTGTGGCTCGGCCCGCGCACCCTGCCCTGGTTCGTCATCTTCTGCCTGGTGGGGGTGGTCTACCTCGCGGCCTACACGCCGGACATCAGCACGGTCACCGTCGTCCGCGTCCTGATCACCTTCGCCATCGGGCTGCTCATCATCGTCACGTCGTTCCGACGGATGCGCCTGGGTGTCGCGGGTCCTCGGGGAGAATCGATGTTCGTCGACCTGCGCGACCGGATCGCCCGCCAGGGCGCCATCCCGACCCTGCCGGCGGAGTGGCACGTCGAGTCGGCGTCGCGCGCCGCCGGCGGTACGTCGTTCGGTGGGGACTTCATCGTGGCCAGCCGCTCCACCGACGGCTCGACCCTCGAGCTGATCGTGGTCGACGTCTCCGGCAAGGGCATCGAGGCCGGTACCCGGTCGCTGCTGCTCTCCGGCGCGTTCGGCGGCCTGGCCTCCGCCGTCGCCGCCGACTCGTTCCTCGGCGACGCGAACACCTACCTGCTGCGCCAGGAGTGGACCGAGGGCTTCGCCACCGCGATCCACCTGCACCTCTCGCTGGCCACCGGTGACTTCGAGCTCCGGAAGGCGGGCCACCCGCCGGCCGTCTGGCTGCACGCCGGATCCGGTCGCTGGTCGGTGCTCGACTCCGACGGCCCCGTCCTCGGTCTGATCCCGGGGGCCACCTTCGAGACGGTCCGCGGCACGCTGATGCCCGACGACGCGCTGGTGATGTTCACCGACGGTCTGGTGGAGACCGTGGACCGCGACATCGCCAGCGGCATCGACAAGCTCGCCGGTCGGGCGCAGATGCTGCTCCCGAGCGGGTACGAGCGCGGAGCGCGACGGCTGATCGACGACCTGTCCAGCAGCAACGACGACGGGGCCCTGGTGCTGGTGCACCGCCGGCCGCCGTACGCCGCGGCCCGCCGCTGA
- a CDS encoding LLM class flavin-dependent oxidoreductase, whose amino-acid sequence MSAFVTRYDFRAPGEALGRQHEMFARCLDQVGYLEEHGQDAIVLSEHHASDDGYLPSPLIAAAAVAARTSTISISVAALLANLSDPLRIAEDIAVLDHLSGSRVTYTIGLGYRREEYAMFGRAWETRGADIEKAIAVLQQAWTGEEFEHEGRTVRVLPTPNQPPVLFYGGGSKAAARRAARLGLHFQPQVADPALKDLYDAECRAAGREPGFVLLPPGGPATVFCSEDPDRFWAENGQYLLAEARGYNAWHNDFTSLVRDSSDSVAEMRAAGVYVVETPEDLVAKCLAREIRVVSSHPLCGGLPEEPSWESLRLVCETVLPAVKEGIAAARAAKAAAAP is encoded by the coding sequence ATGAGCGCGTTCGTCACCCGCTACGACTTCCGGGCCCCGGGGGAGGCACTGGGGCGTCAGCACGAGATGTTCGCGCGCTGCCTGGACCAGGTCGGCTACCTCGAGGAGCACGGGCAGGACGCGATCGTGCTGTCGGAGCACCACGCCTCCGACGACGGCTACCTGCCGAGCCCGCTGATCGCCGCCGCGGCGGTGGCGGCTCGGACATCGACGATCTCGATCTCGGTGGCCGCGCTGCTGGCCAACCTCAGCGACCCGCTGCGGATCGCCGAGGACATCGCCGTGCTGGACCACCTCTCCGGCAGTCGGGTCACCTACACGATCGGGCTGGGGTACCGGCGCGAGGAGTACGCGATGTTCGGTCGCGCCTGGGAGACCCGCGGCGCCGACATCGAGAAGGCGATCGCGGTGCTGCAGCAGGCGTGGACCGGCGAGGAGTTCGAGCACGAGGGTCGCACCGTCCGGGTGCTGCCGACGCCGAACCAGCCGCCGGTGCTGTTCTACGGAGGCGGCTCGAAGGCCGCGGCGCGGCGAGCCGCCCGGCTCGGGCTGCACTTCCAGCCGCAGGTGGCCGACCCCGCGCTCAAGGACCTGTACGACGCCGAGTGCCGCGCGGCGGGCCGCGAGCCCGGCTTCGTGCTGCTGCCGCCCGGGGGACCGGCGACGGTCTTCTGCTCCGAGGACCCGGATCGCTTCTGGGCCGAGAACGGGCAGTACCTGCTCGCCGAGGCGCGCGGCTACAACGCCTGGCACAACGACTTCACCTCGCTGGTGCGCGACTCCTCGGACTCGGTCGCCGAGATGCGCGCGGCCGGTGTGTACGTCGTCGAGACGCCCGAGGACCTGGTCGCCAAGTGCCTGGCCCGGGAGATCCGGGTCGTCAGCAGCCACCCGTTGTGCGGCGGCCTTCCTGAGGAGCCGTCGTGGGAGAGTCTGCGACTCGTCTGCGAGACCGTGCTGCCGGCGGTGAAGGAGGGCATCGCGGCGGCGCGGGCCGCGAAGGCTGCTGCCGCGCCGTAG
- the tig gene encoding trigger factor, with translation MKSAVETLNPTRAKLTIEVPFEELKPSLDAAYQRIAKQVNIPGFRKGKVPPAVIDRQVGRGAVLDEAINDALPKLYVQALQENDLQPLAQPEIDITKFEDNEALEFTAEVDVRPSIDVPKYDDLAVEVPAVEVTDENIDEQVEHLRERFATLNDVERPAADGDIVSIDLVASKDGETVEGGEVTGYSYKVGAGDMLDGVDDALRGLSAGEEKTFVSQLLGGDLAGEDVDVTVKVNSVKEQELPAFDDEFAQTASEFDTAEELREDVKTRLTRGKRLEQAAAARDAVLEKLLDSAEIPLPEAALSAELAERKGEIEQQLLYSGMTMESYLDDQKQTVDEFEAELEKRVSDAMAAQFLLDEVAKAEEIGVEQAELSEHLFRRAQQSGQNPDEFVKHMVEHNHIPEMVAEVVRGKALALIVEGAKVTDSNGAHVELKLLRPDGTIGEPEAETAEAPAADAAAEEPAEA, from the coding sequence GTGAAGAGCGCCGTCGAGACGCTGAACCCCACCCGGGCCAAGCTCACCATCGAGGTCCCGTTCGAAGAGCTCAAGCCGAGCCTCGACGCGGCCTACCAGCGGATCGCGAAGCAGGTGAACATCCCCGGCTTCCGCAAGGGCAAGGTCCCGCCGGCCGTCATCGACCGTCAGGTCGGTCGGGGTGCCGTTCTCGACGAGGCGATCAACGACGCGCTGCCGAAGCTGTACGTGCAGGCTCTCCAGGAGAACGACCTGCAGCCGCTGGCGCAGCCGGAGATCGACATCACCAAGTTCGAGGACAACGAGGCGCTGGAGTTCACCGCCGAGGTCGACGTCCGCCCGAGCATCGACGTCCCGAAGTACGACGACCTCGCCGTCGAGGTCCCGGCCGTCGAGGTCACCGACGAGAACATCGACGAGCAGGTCGAGCACCTCCGCGAGCGGTTCGCCACCCTGAACGACGTCGAGCGGCCCGCCGCCGACGGCGACATCGTCTCCATCGACCTGGTCGCCTCGAAGGACGGCGAGACCGTCGAGGGCGGCGAGGTCACCGGTTACTCCTACAAGGTCGGTGCCGGCGACATGCTCGACGGCGTCGACGACGCGCTGCGTGGCCTTTCCGCCGGCGAGGAGAAGACCTTCGTCAGCCAGCTCCTCGGCGGCGACCTGGCCGGCGAGGACGTCGACGTCACCGTGAAGGTCAACTCCGTCAAGGAGCAGGAGCTGCCCGCGTTCGACGACGAGTTCGCCCAGACCGCCTCGGAGTTCGACACCGCCGAGGAGCTGCGCGAGGACGTCAAGACCCGCCTGACCCGCGGCAAGCGGCTCGAGCAGGCGGCCGCCGCGCGCGACGCCGTCCTGGAGAAGCTGCTCGACAGCGCCGAGATCCCGCTGCCCGAGGCGGCCCTGTCGGCCGAGCTCGCCGAGCGCAAGGGTGAGATCGAGCAGCAGCTCCTCTACTCCGGCATGACCATGGAGAGCTACCTCGACGACCAGAAGCAGACGGTCGACGAGTTCGAGGCCGAGCTCGAGAAGCGGGTCAGCGACGCGATGGCGGCGCAGTTCCTGCTCGACGAGGTCGCCAAGGCCGAGGAGATCGGCGTCGAGCAGGCCGAGCTCTCCGAGCACCTGTTCCGCCGCGCGCAGCAGTCCGGCCAGAACCCGGACGAGTTCGTCAAGCACATGGTCGAGCACAACCACATCCCCGAGATGGTGGCCGAGGTCGTCCGCGGCAAGGCGCTCGCGCTCATCGTCGAGGGTGCCAAGGTCACCGACTCGAACGGTGCGCACGTCGAGCTGAAGCTGCTCCGCCCCGACGGCACCATCGGTGAGCCCGAGGCCGAGACCGCCGAGGCTCCTGCCGCGGACGCCGCCGCTGAGGAGCCCGCCGAGGCCTGA
- a CDS encoding alpha/beta hydrolase — protein sequence MTDRTSSDAGVLEAAALAAEHLDLLVLGAARDIHGSVSDRVGFVFEKVAGNRSLGHRVHDGIATGVYAGLGAGLRASAKALRAADRLGVGPAIEDSPKGRFVVSAVNGLIGDKLVADGSPLAIEIGVRRDGRDVPLTPEGLAAAYPEASDAIVVFLHGLCETEDYWVRKSRPRPADGSTTASYGARLEADEGWSPVFIRNNTGKTLAEAGVDLSSVLTRLVEAWPTDVRRIALVGHSMGGLIARAACAVSLDVEEPWTDLVTDIVTLGAPHTGSPVERSIARGIRVAARAPELVPLARIFEQRSVGVLDLHDGMPEDTAAVPNARYHLVAATLSRSARHPVAATVGDYLVQYRSAVGLLPGGVEMFPGADVLHVPGADHFDLLNHDDVYAALRGWLARTPQKPNPKPT from the coding sequence ATGACTGATCGCACGTCCTCCGACGCCGGTGTTCTCGAAGCCGCGGCGCTGGCCGCCGAGCACCTCGACCTGCTCGTCCTCGGTGCCGCTCGCGACATCCACGGGTCGGTCTCGGACCGGGTCGGCTTCGTGTTCGAGAAGGTCGCGGGCAACCGGAGCCTCGGGCACCGGGTCCACGACGGCATCGCCACCGGCGTGTACGCCGGACTCGGCGCCGGTCTGCGCGCGTCGGCCAAGGCGCTGCGCGCTGCGGACCGCCTCGGCGTCGGCCCGGCTATCGAGGACTCCCCGAAGGGCCGATTCGTCGTCTCGGCGGTGAACGGCCTGATCGGCGACAAGCTGGTGGCCGACGGTTCGCCGCTGGCGATCGAGATCGGCGTACGGCGCGACGGGCGGGACGTGCCGCTGACGCCCGAGGGTCTCGCCGCGGCGTACCCGGAGGCGAGCGACGCGATCGTGGTCTTCCTGCACGGTCTCTGCGAGACCGAGGACTACTGGGTCCGCAAGAGCCGTCCCCGCCCCGCGGACGGCAGCACCACGGCGTCGTACGGCGCCCGGCTGGAGGCCGACGAGGGCTGGAGCCCGGTGTTCATCCGCAACAACACCGGCAAGACCCTGGCCGAGGCCGGCGTCGACCTCAGCTCGGTGCTCACCCGGCTGGTCGAGGCATGGCCCACTGACGTACGGCGGATCGCGCTGGTCGGGCACTCGATGGGCGGACTGATTGCCCGGGCCGCGTGCGCGGTGTCCCTCGACGTCGAGGAGCCCTGGACCGATCTGGTCACCGACATCGTCACCCTCGGCGCCCCGCACACGGGCTCCCCGGTGGAGCGGTCGATCGCGCGGGGGATCCGGGTGGCCGCCCGGGCGCCCGAGCTGGTGCCGCTCGCCCGGATCTTCGAGCAGCGCTCGGTCGGTGTCCTCGACCTGCACGACGGGATGCCCGAGGACACGGCGGCGGTGCCGAACGCGCGGTACCACCTGGTCGCGGCGACGCTGAGCAGGTCGGCCCGGCACCCGGTCGCGGCCACGGTCGGCGACTACCTGGTCCAGTACCGTTCGGCTGTCGGGCTGCTTCCCGGCGGCGTCGAGATGTTTCCCGGTGCCGACGTGCTGCACGTGCCCGGCGCAGACCACTTCGACCTGCTCAACCACGACGACGTCTACGCCGCCCTGCGCGGCTGGCTCGCGCGAACGCCCCAGAAACCGAACCCGAAACCGACCTAG
- a CDS encoding SRPBCC family protein — translation MTAPLPVAAAIEIDAAPEQVWAAVSDLGRMPEFSPELRKAYVFGGPGLGATILGINRRKAVAWPTTSKVVRWEPNRAVAWKTRESGATWVYELEPTATGTTLTGRRVLPAYTIGSRLIGPFIGGAAGHDGELAAGIEATLVKIKAAVER, via the coding sequence ATGACCGCACCTCTGCCCGTGGCCGCCGCCATCGAGATCGACGCCGCGCCGGAGCAGGTGTGGGCAGCGGTCTCCGACCTCGGCCGGATGCCGGAGTTCAGCCCCGAGCTGCGCAAGGCGTACGTCTTCGGCGGTCCGGGACTGGGAGCCACCATCCTCGGCATCAACCGACGCAAGGCGGTCGCGTGGCCGACCACCTCGAAGGTGGTCCGCTGGGAGCCGAACCGGGCGGTCGCCTGGAAGACGCGCGAGAGCGGCGCGACCTGGGTCTACGAGCTCGAGCCGACCGCGACCGGGACGACCTTGACCGGTCGCCGGGTGCTGCCGGCGTACACGATCGGGAGCCGGCTGATTGGCCCGTTCATCGGGGGCGCAGCAGGCCACGACGGCGAGCTCGCGGCGGGCATCGAGGCGACGCTGGTGAAGATCAAGGCCGCTGTCGAGCGCTGA